In a single window of the Raphanus sativus cultivar WK10039 chromosome 9, ASM80110v3, whole genome shotgun sequence genome:
- the LOC108823290 gene encoding cysteine-rich receptor-like protein kinase 2: MEKREPTHHLYLLPCLFFLSLLSLLRPTISDPRARSVKVTCSPNLEHNETVFVPNFLASMEKIGRQVQTTGFGTALTGSGPDANYGLAQCYGDLPLNDCVLCYAEARTILPKCYPQNGGRIFLDGCFMRAENYSFYHEFKGPEDTVLCGNATTKRNNSAAFGHEVRQVVREAVAAAPGNGGYARRGASAENGESSAFALVNCWRNLSPESCKQCLEDASASMVDKCLPRSEGRALHTGCFLRYSDQDFLNKIPRNGRSRGSVVVIVVSVLSSVIVFMVGIAIGVYICKHRTIEKKRRGSNDVEKMAKTLTDSSLNFKYSTLEKATGSFDNANKLGQGGFGTVYKGVLPDGRDIAVKRLFFNNRHRAADFYNEVNIISSVEHKNLVRLLGCSCSGPESLLVYEYLQNKSLDRFIFDVNRGKTLDWQRRFVITVGTAEGLVYLHEQSSVKIIHRDIKASNILLDSKLQAKIADFGLARSFQEDKSHISTAIAGTLGYMAPEYLAHGQLTEKVDVYSFGVLVLEIVTGKQNTKSKMSDYSDSLITEAWKHFQSGELEEIYDPNLNWQNQNDSLIIKKEIVRVVQIGLLCTQEMASLRPSMSKVLHMLKNKEEVLPLPSNPPFMDERVMEFRDGSDGDSAACASLATVSQSSFYGR; this comes from the exons ATGGAGAAGAGAGAACCAACTCATCATCTCTACCTTCTTCCATGTCTCTTCTTCCTGTCTCTCCTCTCCTTACTCCGACCAACCATCTCCGACCCTAGAGCACGATCCGTCAAAGTCACATGCTCACCAAACCTCGAGCACAACGAAACCGTCTTCGTCCCAAACTTCCTAGCCTCGATGGAGAAAATCGGCCGACAGGTCCAAACCACCGGTTTCGGAACCGCTCTCACCGGTTCGGGACCAGACGCCAACTACGGTTTAGCACAGTGCTACGGAGACCTCCCTCTGAACGACTGCGTCCTCTGCTACGCGGAAGCGAGGACCATACTCCCGAAATGCTACCCTCAGAACGGAGGCAGGATCTTCCTCGACGGGTGTTTCATGAGAGCCGAGAACTACAGTTTCTACCACGAGTTCAAAGGACCCGAAGACACCGTCCTCTGCGGGAACGCCACCACTAAGAGAAACAACAGCGCCGCTTTCGGCCACGAGGTGAGACAGGTGGTGAGAGAAGCGGTCGCCGCGGCTCCTGGTAACGGAGGGTACGCTCGCCGCGGCGCGTCTGCTGAAAACGGAGAGTCTTCCGCGTTTGCGTTGGTGAACTGCTGGAGGAACCTGAGTCCTGAGTCTTGTAAACAGTGTCTGGAGGATGCTTCTGCTTCTATGGTTGACAAGTGTTTGCCGCGGTCCGAAGGACGCGCGCTTCACACTGGATGTTTCCTTAGGTACTCTGATCAAGATTTCTTGAACAAGATTCCAAGAAACGGAAGATCAAGAG GCTCTGTAGTGGTGATTGTTGTCTCGGTGCTTAGCTCTGTGATTGTCTTTATGGTTGGAATAGCAATTGGTGTTTATATCTGCAAACACCGAACcatagagaagaagagaagaggatCTAACGATGTTGAGAAGATGGCGAAAACGCTGACGGACAGTAGCTTGAACTTCAAGTACTCAACGCTTGAGAAAGCGACAGGTTCTTTCGACAACGCGAACAAGCTTGGACAAGGAGGCTTTGGAACTGTCTATAAG GGGGTTCTTCCAGATGGACGAGATATCGCTGTGAAACGGTTGTTCTTCAACAACAGACACAGAGCAGCTGATTTCTACAATGAAGTAAACATTATCAGCTCTGTTGAACACAAGAACCTAGTCAGGCTGCTTGGTTGCAGCTGCTCAGGACCAGAGAGCCTTCTCGTTTATGAGTACCTTCAGAACAAGAGCCTTGATCGGTTCATCTTCG ATGTTAACAGAGGAAAGACACTAGACTGGCAAAGAAGATTTGTGATCACTGTTGGAACAGCTGAAGGGTTGGTGTATCTACACGAGCAGTCTAGTGTGAAAATCATCCATAGAGATATAAAAGCAAGCAACATTCTGCTAGATTCTAAGCTTCAAGCTAAAATAGCTGACTTTGGTCTGGCGAGATCGTTCCAGGAGGATAAGAGTCATATCAGCACAGCTATTGCTGGGACTTT AGGCTATATGGCTCCAGAGTACTTGGCACATGGTCAGCTAACAGAGAAAGTAGATGTCTACAGCTTCGGTGTTCTTGTACTAGAGATTGTAACTGGAAAGCAGAACACAAAAAGCAAAATGTCTGATTATTCAGACAGTTTGATTACAGAA gcgTGGAAGCATTTTCAGTCAGGAGAGTTGGAGGAAATATATGATCCAAACCTGAACTGGCAGAATCAGAATGATAGTTTAATCATCAAGAAGGAGATAGTGAGAGTTGTTCAGATAGGGCTATTGTGCACTCAAGAAATGGCATCGCTAAGACCATCCATGTCAAAGGTGTTGCATATGCTAAAGAACAAAGAGGAAGTGTTGCCGCTGCCGAGTAATCCTCCGTTTATGGATGAAAGAGTCATGGAGTTTCGAGATGGTTCTGATGGCGATTCAGCTGCTTGTGCTTCTCTTGCCACTGTCTCTCAAAGTTCCTTCTATGGTAGATGA
- the LOC108828668 gene encoding cysteine-rich receptor-like protein kinase 3 — protein sequence MTTLISNLSLLLLLGIFLNPVISDSRGETVAQMCSNRTTTNPQQRSLVVTNFLAAMDAVSPLVESKGHGRVVNGTGNLTVYAYGECMKDLDKRDCDLCFAQIKAKVPRCLPFQRGTRGGRVFSDGCFIRYDEYDFFNETLSSVDLTNCSNKEITGVNRTLFRDNAAELVRFMSVEAVRNGGFYAGFVEKRNVTAHGLAQCWEPLTRSGCAECLSKAEEQIGSCLGNEEGRVLNAGCYMRFSNQKFYNNSGNSTSDGNGGHNHLAVILAVTSSVVAFVLLVSAVGFLYKKKRAKKLREKKQLGSLFMLANKSNLCFSYENLERATDYFSDKNKLGQGGSGSVYKGVLSNGKTVAVKRLFFNTKQWVDHFFNEVNLISQIDHKNLVKLLGCSITGPESLLVYEYIANQSLHDYLFVRQDVQPLSWAKRFKIILGTAEGMAYLHEESNLRIIHRDIKLSNILLEHDFTPRIADFGLARLFPEDKTHISTAIAGTLGYMAPEYVVRGKLTEKADVYSFGVLMIEVITGRRNNAFSQDSSSILQTVWSLYGASNLVQVVDPVLGDNFNKTEATRLLEIGLLCVQAAFDQRPAMSAVVKMMKGSLEIPTPTQPPFLNPGSVLELRKMMSPTTDQSQSSGWRSDNISESFFEPR from the exons ATGACGACTCTCATCTCCAacctctctctcctcctcctcctcggtATCTTCTTAAACCCTGTGATCTCCGATTCAAGAGGAGAGACAGTAGCTCAGATGTGCAGCAACAGAACGACGACGAACCCTCAGCAAAGAAGCCTCGTCGTCACCAACTTCCTCGCCGCCATGGACGCCGTCTCCCCCCTCGTCGAATCCAAAGGCCACGGCCGAGTGGTCAACGGCACGGGGAACCTAACCGTCTACGCCTACGGAGAGTGCATGAAAGATCTCGACAAGAGAGACTGCGACCTCTGCTTCGCTCAGATCAAAGCCAAAGTCCCTCGCTGCCTGCCCTTCCAGCGAGGCACTCGCGGCGGTCGCGTCTTCTCCGACGGGTGCTTCATCAGGTACGACGAGTACGACTTCTTCAACGAGACGCTCAGCTCGGTAGACCTGACGAATTGTTCTAACAAGGAGATAACCGGAGTAAACCGGACGTTGTTTCGTGATAACGCGGCGGAGCTGGTGAGGTTTATGAGCGTGGAGGCGGTGAGGAACGGTGGTTTCTACGCTGGGTTTGTGGAGAAACGTAACGTGACGGCTCACGGTCTGGCTCAGTGTTGGGAGCCTCTTACTCGGAGCGGTTGTGCTGAGTGTTTGAGTAAAGCTGAAGAGCAGATCGGTTCTTGTTTGGGTAATGAGGAAGGTCGTGTTCTTAACGCTGGCTGTTACATGAGGTTCTCTAATCAGAAGTTTTATAATAACTCTGGAAACTCAACATCAGATGGTAATGGTG GTCATAACCATTTGGCTGTGATTTTGGCGGTGACATCTTCGGTGGTGGCTTTTGTTCTGTTGGTCTCTGCTGTTGGTTTCTTGTATAAGAAGAAACGTGCCAAGAAGCTAAGAG AGAAGAAGCAGCTAGGGTCACTGTTTATGCTGGCCAACAAATCTAATCTTTGTTTCTCCTATGAGAATCTCGAAAGGGCCACCGATTACTTCAGCGACAAGAATAAGCTAGGACAAGGAGGATCTGGTTCTGTATATAAG GGAGTTCTTAGTAACGGTAAGACTGTTGCGGTGAAGAGACTGTTCTTCAACACAAAGCAATGGGTTGATCATTTCTTCAACGAAGTTAATTTAATAAGCCAAATCGACCACAAGAACCTTGTCAAGCTCTTGGGATGTAGCATAACCGGACCCGAGAGCCTTCTGGTTTATGAGTACATTGCAAATCAAAGCCTCCATGACTATCTTTTCG TAAGACAAGATGTTCAACCGTTGAGTTGGGCGAAGAGGTTCAAGATTATACTTGGCACAGCAGAAGGAATGGCCTATCTACACGAAGAGTCGAATTTGAGAATCATACATAGAGACATCAAGCTGAGTAATATACTTTTGGAACATGATTTCACTCCAAGGATTGCTGATTTTGGATTGGCTAGATTGTTCCCTGAGGACAAGACTCATATCAGCACCGCCATCGCCGGTACACT AGGCTACATGGCGCCAGAGTATGTGGTACGAGGGAAACTAACTGAGAAAGCAGACGTTTACAGCTTCGGAGTTCTTATGATTGAAGTTATAACCGGAAGACGCAACAATGCCTTCTCACAGGACTCTAGTTCGATCCTACAAACG GTTTGGAGTCTGTACGGGGCAAGCAACCTTGTTCAAGTTGTGGATCCAGTACTGGGGGATAACTTCAACAAGACGGAAGCGACAAGGTTGCTTGAGATCGGGCTGCTCTGCGTTCAAGCAGCGTTTGATCAGCGGCCTGCGATGTCTGCGGTTGTGAAAATGATGAAAGGGAGTTTGGAGATTCCTACGCCGACGCAACCGCCGTTCTTGAATCCAGGGAGTGTATTAGAGTTGAGAAAGATGATGTCTCCGACGACTGATCAGTCTCAGTCTTCAGGTTGGAGGAGTGACAACATATCTGAGAGTTTCTTCGAACCTAGATGA
- the LOC108826165 gene encoding uncharacterized protein LOC108826165, with translation MRMMMKNVFSRIDLSSFITGTNEHTWQPTLSAETNIPSYWLNWRFFVCAIFVLTSLFLSSFLIWKYEGSIEGKKRGADDQREPIGVVYDDETWNTCVARIHPNWLLGFRVFGFIVLLGLISGNAIADGASIFIFYTQLTFILVTIYFGLGALVSIHRYKSGENCLNGVSTVDEELESYRPPVNSNVFKSSNGHERHNRSTRQIASILGYIHQILFQTCAGAVLLTDGVFWFIIFPFLTSKDFSLDFFITVMHSINAVFLLGETFLNSLRFPLFRVSYFVVWTGVFVLFQWIVHACVSFWWPYPFLDLSSPYAPLWYAAVGLMHLPCFGIFALIVKLKYICLSKCFSEEPYSNR, from the exons atgaggatgatgatgaagaatgtGTTTAGCCGAATTGATCTTTCGAGTTTCATTACAGGTACAAATGAACATACGTGGCAACCAACATTGTCTGCAGAGACGAACATCCCAAGTTACTGGCTTAACTGGAGATTCTTTGTCTGCGCAATCTTCGTCTTAACGTCCCTGTTTCTATCTTCTTTCCTCATTTGGAAATACGAAGGATCTATAGAAGGCAAGAAACGTGGTGCTGATGATCAAAGAGAACCAATAGGAGTTGTGTACGATGACGAGACTTGGAATACTTGCGTGGCAAGGATTCATCCTAATTGGCTTTTAGGTTTTCGAGTTTTTGGTTTCATTGTGCTTCTTGGACTCATCTCTGGTAATGCAATTGCTGATGGAGCCAGCATCTTCATCTTCTACACACA ATTGACTTTCATATTGGTCACAATCTACTTTGGG CTTGGAGCCTTGGTGTCCATACACAGATATAAATCTGGTGAGAACTGTCTGAACGGAGTCAGTACAGTTGATGAAGAGCTAGAGTCGTATAGACCTCCAGTGAACAGTAATGTGTTTAAATCTTCTAACGGACACGAGAGACACAACAGGTCTACTCGTCAAATTGCATCTATATTGGGTTACATCCATCAGATTCTTTTCCAA ACTTGTGCAGGAGCTGTATTGCTTACAGATGGTGTGTTTTGGTTCATTATATTCCCTTTTCTCACATCCAAAGATTTCAGTCTcgatttt TTCATTACGGTTATGCACTCAATCAATGCTGTCTTTCTCCTAGGCGAAACTTTCTTGAACTCTCTG CGATTCCCATTGTTCAGGGTTTCATACTTTGTAGTATGGACCGGTGTATTCGTGCTATTCCAATGGATTGTTCATGCTTGTGTCTCCTTTTG GTGGCCATACCCATTCTTGGATTTGTCATCACCCTATGCCCCTTTATG GTATGCTGCTGTTGGGTTGATGCACTTACCATGCTTTGGAATCTTTGCTTTGATCGTGAAGTTGAAGTACATATGTCTCTCAAAATGTTTCTCAGAAGAACCATATAGTAATAGATAA